In Raphanus sativus cultivar WK10039 chromosome 5, ASM80110v3, whole genome shotgun sequence, the following proteins share a genomic window:
- the LOC108861183 gene encoding MD-2-related lipid-recognition protein ROSY1-like gives MSISHAHPLFLPLLVSIFFLPAVLGGTNFRTCNGSYENYRVNVETVKISPLPITGISNADITITGYTASIPNGAIVELTIAEASAGDPITSSIKTYNLCDIVRCPIRPGRFSFTLSKIFSTKELKGRIYVITVVIKDKKDTMMCVVFLCWVTNDGSTSLIRQADTMMELA, from the exons atgtcgATATCCCACGCCCATCCTTTGTTTCTTCCTCTCCTCGTATCAATCTTTTTCTTGCCTGCTGTTTTGGGCGGAACAAACTTCAGAACGTGCAATG GAAGTTATGAAAACTATCGCGTTAATGTGGAGACAGTGAAGATCTCCCCATTGCCGATTACGGGTATCAGTAACGCAGACATTACAATAACCGGTTATACAGCCAGCATCCCTAATGGAGCAATTGTAGAACTCACCATCGCGGAAGCCTCGGCAGGCGACCCTATAACTTCCAGTATTAAAACCTACAACTTGTGTGATATAGTGAGGTGCCCCATTAGACCTGGCCGCTTCTCGTTTACTTTATCTAAAATATTCAGTACCAAAGAGCTAAAAGga AGGATATATGTTATTACAGTGGTCATCAAGGATAAGAAAGACACAATGATGTGCGTCGTGTTCCTTTGTTGGGTTACCAATGATGGTAGCACGTCTCTTATTAGGCAAGCTGATACGATGATGGAGCTTGCATAG